The following coding sequences lie in one Marinobacter sp. ANT_B65 genomic window:
- the tagH gene encoding type VI secretion system-associated FHA domain protein TagH, producing the protein MLLELTITSYQRLSPSVICRKKVEPGDVVVIGRSADCDWHLPDPLKVLSSRHAEIRFSDGHFTVTDISTNGVFLNGGASAIGRGNTVVISSGDCLRLGDFEVAASVVAPAKEQVEHSLPGSLASDPEESVPLQTKDSESPLESSRFKDGVPEKENAFGEFLAAGLGERVMADSHVPMQEPAIPGEWRWGQDGGRPYDVTAAQDMPAPSPAHGESAPAAPAQQLDALTALAEGLGLPSGKLDDAQPTFYRDLGMLTRVLLERLLDMIHMRARQKQQLRVAQTLFQRSENNPLKFSATPQDALDSLLIRPHSANLGPVDAVNKAFDDIFSHEQALLKGVEAVVQDILIDTPDVAGAKNATGLFARRKTLEAIARHRAWQQDVYGSTDSMLRSDVFVDAYEQAVGQKEESVKT; encoded by the coding sequence ATGTTGTTAGAGCTCACAATCACCAGCTATCAAAGACTGTCGCCCTCAGTGATCTGCCGGAAGAAGGTTGAGCCCGGCGATGTTGTTGTTATTGGGCGGTCCGCCGATTGTGACTGGCACCTCCCCGATCCATTGAAAGTCCTTTCCTCCCGGCACGCTGAAATCCGCTTTTCTGATGGTCATTTTACTGTCACGGATATATCCACCAACGGTGTATTTCTTAACGGTGGCGCTTCGGCCATTGGCCGGGGTAACACCGTGGTGATCAGCTCAGGAGATTGCCTGCGCCTTGGTGACTTCGAGGTTGCGGCTTCTGTCGTTGCGCCGGCAAAGGAGCAGGTTGAGCACAGTTTGCCGGGCTCATTGGCAAGCGATCCGGAAGAATCTGTCCCCTTGCAAACCAAAGACTCTGAGTCACCTCTGGAAAGCAGCCGGTTTAAAGACGGCGTACCCGAAAAGGAAAACGCTTTTGGAGAATTTCTGGCTGCGGGCCTTGGTGAGAGGGTTATGGCGGATAGTCATGTGCCAATGCAAGAACCTGCTATTCCCGGCGAGTGGCGCTGGGGGCAGGATGGCGGCCGGCCATATGATGTTACGGCAGCGCAAGACATGCCGGCCCCATCTCCGGCCCATGGAGAAAGTGCTCCTGCTGCCCCCGCTCAGCAGCTCGATGCGTTGACTGCTCTCGCAGAGGGGCTCGGGCTCCCTTCGGGAAAACTGGACGACGCCCAACCGACCTTCTATCGGGATTTGGGAATGCTTACCCGGGTACTCCTGGAGCGGCTGCTGGATATGATTCATATGCGGGCCCGTCAGAAACAGCAGCTGCGGGTGGCACAGACACTGTTCCAGCGCAGTGAGAATAACCCTCTGAAATTTTCCGCTACACCTCAGGATGCTTTGGACAGCCTTCTTATCCGGCCTCACTCTGCCAATCTGGGGCCTGTGGATGCTGTCAACAAAGCGTTTGATGATATTTTCTCGCATGAGCAGGCGCTGCTTAAAGGTGTGGAGGCTGTCGTTCAGGATATTCTGATTGATACGCCTGATGTAGCTGGTGCAAAGAACGCCACAGGGCTGTTTGCCCGTCGTAAAACGCTGGAAGCGATAGCGCGTCATCGTGCCTGGCAGCAGGACGTATATGGCAGTACCGACAGTATGCTCCGGAGCGATGTATTTGTGGATGCCTACGAGCAGGCTGTCGGCCAAAAAGAGGAGAGTGTCAAAACATGA
- the tssJ gene encoding type VI secretion system lipoprotein TssJ gives MIYAMRWVMVLVAAIALSGCVVANAVVTPYTNLHFVPHGNINPDASGRSSPLVVRIYELKSAAKFKDAGFFDIYDDAEALLGEDLLGYAETIIRPARGQVHEMRLHKDTTHIGIVGAFRDIENAEWKLTFAADPRGYENLRISIDNRAIVREGR, from the coding sequence ATGATTTACGCCATGCGCTGGGTAATGGTCCTGGTGGCCGCAATAGCTTTGAGTGGCTGCGTTGTCGCAAACGCAGTAGTTACGCCCTATACCAACCTGCACTTTGTCCCTCACGGGAATATCAACCCTGATGCGAGTGGGCGATCCTCTCCGTTGGTAGTGAGGATCTATGAGCTCAAGTCCGCAGCCAAGTTCAAGGATGCTGGATTCTTTGATATTTATGATGATGCGGAAGCGCTGCTCGGGGAAGATTTGCTCGGTTATGCCGAGACCATTATCCGTCCCGCGCGCGGGCAGGTCCATGAGATGCGATTGCACAAGGATACTACGCACATCGGCATTGTGGGTGCCTTCAGAGATATCGAGAATGCTGAGTGGAAACTGACGTTCGCAGCAGACCCTCGGGGCTATGAAAACCTGAGAATCAGCATAGACAACCGGGCGATTGTCCGGGAGGGCCGCTGA
- a CDS encoding PAAR domain-containing protein: MSKPTAFLGALHICPATTGPVPHVGGPTLAASPNVFVSGLPIARLSDKLICVGPPDAIVEGSGTVFANGLPVARMGDATAHGGKIVAGNPTVLTGG, encoded by the coding sequence ATGAGCAAGCCGACAGCCTTTCTTGGTGCTCTCCATATCTGCCCCGCCACAACTGGCCCGGTACCACATGTCGGGGGCCCCACCCTTGCAGCATCTCCAAACGTTTTTGTTAGCGGCTTACCTATTGCAAGGCTCTCAGACAAGCTCATTTGCGTTGGCCCTCCTGACGCTATCGTCGAAGGCTCGGGGACAGTATTCGCCAACGGTTTGCCTGTCGCTCGCATGGGCGATGCCACAGCCCATGGCGGGAAAATTGTTGCCGGAAACCCCACTGTACTAACGGGAGGGTAA
- a CDS encoding serine/threonine-protein kinase translates to MANKSNKHKWLDKTLNQRYRIEALIASGGMSDVYRAVDLQLEQAGAADCKVALKILKHDMLTQDGILGVLARETAKTKSLSHPNIIRVQDLQQDDDTCFMVMELLEGEPLTRMIQRSRPSGLKWKGAKEIVAQIVSALKYAHANNVVHADLKPSNIFFTRNGQIKLLDFGVSRVLNDPLQEDFLNPGLDETSIYGYTPAYTLPEISKGEQPTGEGDIYALACICYELLSSKHPFNRQSPSQKERQSAKLKRPGNLPWKTWRTLKQQLLGVPQQLSIQKTESALKPTPWLAVGQTVVTTAAITAGIAAWQAGTAESAKARLATETMAEQKQHSLTLKDLPPEQLLQQLPGMSEFDQAGLLKLQQATLVNHFLSRIDKALEPDDRNGLPDVVQALSVLESATTLFPRDAELLSVQRRIKDRQKTLQSALSGEIQSSLEQGSYQTAKDTDALVKLGLSLDFLGEQPLKPSQVAVAEYLSQVDSALKAFDAPKQAQLLTIGNQFFGQSPETKDQRVALEKLGVAAKELARYQNDQAAEGGRPFPRNAALVFYAPKFEAWPATIENASSSRQLDEVYQDIQALKKVLPEDFEEIVAAEKRLAEAYLSQADILLAKNQTSRAQPLVKRATTLMR, encoded by the coding sequence GTGGCAAACAAGAGCAATAAACACAAATGGCTCGATAAAACACTAAACCAGCGTTACCGGATAGAAGCTCTCATCGCCTCAGGTGGCATGAGTGATGTCTATCGGGCAGTGGATTTGCAGCTTGAGCAAGCCGGTGCAGCCGATTGTAAAGTCGCACTCAAGATCCTCAAACATGACATGCTGACCCAGGATGGAATACTTGGAGTACTCGCCCGGGAAACAGCCAAAACCAAAAGCCTGAGCCACCCCAACATTATCCGCGTACAGGACTTGCAACAGGACGACGACACCTGCTTTATGGTCATGGAACTGCTTGAAGGCGAACCCCTTACGCGCATGATCCAGAGGTCACGCCCCAGCGGCTTAAAATGGAAAGGGGCAAAGGAAATTGTCGCCCAGATTGTATCCGCACTGAAATACGCTCACGCCAATAATGTCGTACATGCGGATCTAAAGCCCTCCAATATTTTCTTTACGCGCAACGGCCAGATCAAACTTCTCGATTTTGGCGTATCCAGAGTACTGAATGACCCGCTTCAGGAAGATTTTCTGAACCCTGGTCTCGACGAAACATCTATCTACGGATACACGCCGGCCTACACACTGCCTGAAATATCAAAGGGTGAGCAGCCTACCGGCGAGGGTGACATATACGCCCTGGCCTGTATCTGCTACGAACTCTTGAGCTCCAAGCATCCATTCAACCGGCAATCACCATCACAGAAGGAGCGGCAATCAGCTAAATTAAAACGGCCCGGCAACCTGCCGTGGAAAACATGGCGAACCCTTAAGCAGCAATTGCTTGGCGTTCCTCAGCAGCTTTCCATTCAGAAAACAGAAAGCGCTCTGAAACCCACTCCCTGGCTGGCAGTTGGACAGACAGTTGTCACGACTGCAGCAATCACTGCAGGTATTGCTGCCTGGCAGGCGGGCACGGCAGAATCCGCCAAAGCACGGCTTGCCACTGAGACCATGGCTGAACAAAAGCAACACAGCCTGACGCTCAAAGACCTCCCTCCTGAGCAACTTTTGCAACAACTGCCGGGAATGTCGGAATTCGATCAGGCTGGCCTGCTTAAACTCCAACAGGCTACTCTTGTTAACCACTTTCTGTCGCGTATAGACAAAGCCCTTGAGCCAGATGACAGAAACGGTTTACCGGACGTCGTGCAGGCTCTGTCAGTGCTTGAGAGCGCTACCACTCTTTTCCCTAGAGACGCGGAACTTTTAAGCGTTCAACGCCGGATTAAAGACAGACAAAAGACTCTGCAGAGCGCCCTTTCCGGCGAAATTCAATCCTCTCTTGAACAGGGAAGCTATCAGACGGCCAAAGATACTGACGCCCTGGTGAAACTGGGCTTGAGCCTTGATTTTCTGGGAGAACAGCCGTTAAAGCCATCCCAGGTGGCCGTAGCAGAGTACCTCTCTCAGGTGGATTCTGCACTCAAGGCATTTGATGCCCCGAAACAGGCACAACTGCTAACCATCGGCAACCAATTCTTTGGCCAGTCTCCGGAAACTAAAGATCAACGCGTTGCCCTCGAAAAACTGGGAGTAGCTGCCAAAGAACTGGCCAGATATCAAAACGATCAGGCAGCCGAAGGTGGTCGGCCCTTCCCTCGTAACGCCGCGCTTGTGTTCTATGCACCAAAATTTGAGGCTTGGCCTGCTACTATCGAGAATGCCAGCTCGAGCCGCCAGCTAGACGAGGTCTACCAGGACATACAGGCTCTGAAGAAGGTTCTTCCTGAGGACTTCGAAGAAATCGTAGCTGCAGAAAAGCGCCTGGCAGAAGCCTACCTTTCTCAGGCAGATATCCTGCTGGCCAAAAACCAGACCAGTCGCGCTCAGCCATTAGTTAAACGCGCCACTACTCTGATGCGCTAA
- a CDS encoding ABC transporter substrate-binding protein, translating to MKRRASVFAGIILLFCSFSLLADTIRLGFNYPQSGRYKDLGQQQRLAAFLAVDEINKSGGILGKKVELVIRNTAGSPERGAANTEELIRQEKVDMVFGGASSAVTIVSGKVAKKLGRLYFGTTTSANATTGSEGHDHMFREYPNAWMTANALGSYLTSEFGDAKYFYVTADYTWGWSSEASIREFTNTPDKQAHPHALTPFPKALIKDFKEALGEAEASGADVLILVLYGDDLVRALKVAYEMGLKDKMKIVLPNITLDIAQNVGATIMEDVISTTPWEWMIPYQLGFVRGQQFAEAFTEAYGIRPTSTAATAYGIVYQYKDAVERAGTTDTQSLIKALEGHEFTLLKDRQQWRAFDHQNLQTVYVVRSKKREQVVSDPLRSDFFEVVGSLEGEKAAQTLAEWQAERAAANKPPHL from the coding sequence ATGAAACGGAGAGCAAGTGTATTTGCAGGAATCATTCTTCTATTCTGCAGTTTTTCGCTATTAGCCGACACTATCCGACTCGGATTTAACTACCCTCAGTCCGGGCGCTATAAGGACCTTGGGCAGCAGCAAAGACTGGCAGCCTTCCTGGCTGTTGATGAGATAAACAAGTCCGGCGGAATCCTTGGGAAAAAAGTTGAGCTGGTTATTCGCAATACTGCCGGATCTCCTGAGCGCGGCGCGGCCAATACCGAGGAACTTATCAGGCAGGAAAAGGTAGACATGGTTTTTGGCGGCGCTTCCAGTGCTGTAACTATTGTCTCCGGTAAGGTCGCGAAAAAGCTGGGTCGCCTCTACTTCGGCACCACAACTTCTGCAAACGCCACTACAGGCAGTGAAGGTCACGACCACATGTTTCGTGAGTATCCTAATGCCTGGATGACAGCGAATGCGCTTGGGAGCTATCTGACCTCGGAGTTTGGTGATGCCAAGTACTTTTATGTAACGGCTGATTATACCTGGGGCTGGTCCTCGGAAGCGTCTATCCGGGAATTTACAAATACTCCCGACAAGCAGGCTCACCCTCACGCACTGACCCCTTTCCCCAAAGCACTCATCAAAGATTTCAAGGAAGCACTTGGCGAGGCTGAAGCAAGTGGAGCCGATGTACTGATTCTTGTTTTATATGGCGACGATCTTGTGAGGGCGCTCAAGGTCGCATATGAGATGGGTCTCAAGGATAAAATGAAAATCGTGCTGCCCAACATTACACTCGATATTGCCCAGAACGTGGGAGCGACCATTATGGAGGATGTTATATCCACGACTCCCTGGGAGTGGATGATCCCCTATCAGCTGGGTTTTGTCCGGGGCCAGCAGTTTGCTGAGGCATTTACCGAAGCCTATGGTATAAGGCCTACTTCTACAGCGGCTACGGCTTATGGCATCGTTTATCAGTATAAGGATGCGGTAGAGCGTGCAGGCACGACTGATACCCAGAGCCTCATCAAGGCGCTGGAGGGGCATGAATTCACCCTGCTCAAGGATCGCCAGCAATGGCGTGCTTTTGATCATCAGAATTTGCAGACTGTATACGTAGTGCGTAGCAAAAAAAGAGAGCAGGTCGTCAGTGACCCGCTGCGCAGTGACTTTTTTGAAGTTGTAGGGTCACTTGAAGGGGAAAAAGCCGCGCAGACTCTTGCAGAATGGCAGGCCGAACGTGCTGCAGCCAACAAGCCTCCGCACTTGTAA